One window of the Enterobacter huaxiensis genome contains the following:
- a CDS encoding receptor: MKKIFALNLLLMSAAAQAQQLPYFAINNPDNNGTGNSAALFSLNSTSTSFLHGSREWPTLSAKTNNGVATYIPDNSYSGPAGSALTINFAVTGSSASPFFKGTACSASCGNTGYTPTTSYTDTSMVVKPPVMEPGTSYGRWVLSDPFFNYLLNAAPGDEVTITSTPQTSSINKVTTTNTLHKVGTLTMTNSRALNLGIDPISGEVTIVDGSTGATCTKYTRNTVSGVLCDLLEYTFIGEDISGYSGGLALTSSRINSVLQSHMSGGTGLAAELTFDESTWYSISGGILSDTRVLANTFLAAPQKNGGKAYLKIFLPKALILSVAQSGDGSSIGNIVSLCLTPGNSSLAADFCFQPGGGLVINPIQPGLAIVPDSPDYTLDPNGLGGSGKGAIGGAPIEIPYTITYSGAEKDAAIAVTVKVTGPTQSLNGVDYCAFSGNGFTVPIPGNVLVGKSQTLMAHNCKGEVLQVPAPATHAEEWNKISSGVTDMWLWQTPLVLQFVMDNPVSKTTYDGNSWFGEVTAQGKIDVSASWN; encoded by the coding sequence ATGAAAAAGATATTCGCTCTTAACCTGCTGTTGATGAGTGCGGCTGCCCAGGCGCAGCAGCTGCCCTATTTCGCCATTAATAATCCCGACAATAACGGTACGGGGAATTCCGCGGCGCTATTTAGCCTGAACAGCACCTCCACCTCGTTTTTACACGGCTCGCGCGAGTGGCCGACGCTGAGTGCAAAAACCAACAACGGGGTGGCTACCTATATCCCGGACAACAGCTACAGCGGCCCGGCGGGAAGCGCGCTGACGATAAACTTTGCCGTAACGGGATCCAGCGCTTCGCCGTTCTTTAAAGGTACGGCGTGTTCAGCATCCTGCGGCAACACGGGATATACCCCGACGACCAGCTATACCGACACGTCGATGGTGGTGAAGCCTCCGGTGATGGAGCCCGGCACGTCATACGGCCGCTGGGTGCTGAGCGACCCGTTCTTCAACTATTTGCTCAACGCCGCGCCGGGTGATGAGGTGACTATCACCTCCACGCCGCAAACCAGCTCCATTAACAAGGTGACCACGACGAATACGCTCCACAAGGTGGGGACGCTGACGATGACCAACTCCCGGGCGCTTAACCTGGGGATTGATCCGATCAGCGGCGAGGTGACGATTGTCGACGGATCGACGGGGGCCACCTGCACCAAATACACCCGCAATACGGTGTCTGGGGTACTATGTGACCTGCTCGAATACACGTTTATCGGTGAGGACATTTCCGGCTACAGCGGGGGGCTGGCGCTCACCTCTTCCCGGATTAACAGCGTTCTGCAATCGCACATGAGCGGTGGCACCGGCCTCGCCGCCGAGCTGACCTTCGATGAAAGCACCTGGTACAGCATCTCCGGCGGTATCCTGAGCGATACGCGCGTCCTGGCGAACACGTTCCTCGCGGCACCGCAGAAAAATGGCGGTAAAGCCTACCTTAAAATATTCCTGCCTAAAGCGTTAATCCTGAGCGTGGCGCAGTCGGGAGACGGCAGCAGCATTGGCAATATTGTCAGCCTGTGCCTGACGCCGGGCAACAGCTCGCTGGCGGCGGACTTCTGCTTCCAGCCGGGCGGCGGGCTGGTGATTAACCCCATCCAGCCGGGTCTGGCGATCGTGCCTGACAGTCCGGATTACACCCTGGACCCTAACGGTCTGGGCGGTTCCGGGAAAGGCGCCATTGGCGGAGCGCCAATTGAGATCCCCTATACCATTACCTACAGCGGAGCAGAAAAAGATGCGGCGATAGCGGTCACGGTGAAGGTGACCGGACCCACGCAAAGCCTGAACGGCGTCGACTACTGCGCCTTTAGCGGCAACGGCTTTACGGTGCCCATTCCGGGCAACGTGCTGGTGGGGAAAAGCCAGACGCTGATGGCGCACAACTGTAAAGGCGAAGTGCTCCAGGTACCGGCTCCGGCGACCCATGCGGAAGAGTGGAACAAAATCAGCTCTGGCGTGACGGATATGTGGCTGTGGCAAACGCCGCTGGTCTTGCAATTTGTTATGGATAACCCGGTGTCGAAAACAACCTATGACGGGAATAGCTGGTTTGGTGAAGTAACCGCTCAGGGGAAAATAGACGTCAGCGCATCCTGGAATTAA
- a CDS encoding CS1-pili formation C-terminal domain-containing protein, giving the protein MVKNKLVLPVMMACASGMLPAFAYAASSSVVIANYRFPDSLYGLLEQGIKIPVYLVNTRPHSAQQGNREGTASEYVRIGDVTLFAKDLKLGLRDVQVQESDNGVRLSKEMRALLQSINDKQFNDQMRIPVSAGSAFELDQKKMRLLLNLSQSDYGVNIRPREVDIDAPESDDLSGTFSYNLGAYHTESGYGDSWSSGYLNAKSWVSMGVDHLLIDGSGYVNENSSDTQMNAAMWERDYQGMRYAAGMLNGWAMQSLASVSGIAGGEVYGVSMGNQANSRKRDNTLSLTPVVVYFPTAGEARIRRDGQLIGIQRFDVGNHEIDTSNLPYGIYSVEVEVVSGSRTVSRSMYTVNKPFSNNVSETLRWQTWGGIYSRDKSVVNYKKYAKRKNEQDNTYYYDYDTKHKDTMSLVGASFSKRSGMVDWNASTYMMREHIVSELWASLNLTDFFSVNSQTMAASDGTYRANYGANLSLPWQIGSVWYSHEQLSSGKFLDIYESKGNTWGASFSLPSFGLPSAGNLSLMRQEDEMYRYKRYQMDYSQGLYAGRYGTARLRVGMSRNKYDGYYEEKDRYVMLDFSIPLGNTVSVGVSHNRDTGTALNVSASRQFDGDYLKSATANVSKAFNSTYDRSVSGGGSVNFDTPWNSNILSVQSGMSKGWNSTLTSDGSVGWSKEAIAAGKGTDSAGVIVSTGLKSDEALTLKLNGRAERIKGDKTWLSLPAYQAYDLEVMNSETGTESYEIGANARRHITVYPGNTVVMKPQVKKIVTLFGRLVDANGAPIGATQIKNHVGLTRTENDGRFVIDVDKNNPILSIATPDDSVCEVRLDIESNRGALWLGDISCNKGDYVWQEAKGTLERDDEKDIRS; this is encoded by the coding sequence ATGGTGAAAAATAAATTAGTGTTGCCGGTGATGATGGCTTGCGCATCCGGCATGCTGCCCGCGTTTGCGTATGCAGCCTCAAGCTCCGTAGTTATCGCTAATTACCGTTTTCCCGACTCGCTTTATGGACTGCTGGAGCAGGGGATCAAAATTCCCGTCTATCTGGTGAATACGCGTCCACATTCGGCACAGCAAGGGAATCGCGAGGGCACGGCGAGCGAATATGTTCGTATCGGTGACGTGACGCTCTTTGCGAAGGACCTCAAGCTGGGGCTGAGGGATGTTCAGGTGCAGGAGTCCGATAACGGCGTTCGCCTGTCGAAAGAGATGCGCGCGCTGCTGCAGAGCATTAACGATAAGCAGTTTAACGACCAGATGCGCATCCCGGTGAGCGCCGGTTCGGCATTCGAGCTGGATCAGAAGAAGATGCGCCTGCTGCTGAATTTATCCCAAAGCGACTATGGGGTGAATATCCGCCCGCGCGAGGTGGATATCGATGCGCCTGAAAGCGATGACCTGAGCGGCACATTCTCCTATAACCTCGGCGCGTACCATACCGAAAGCGGCTACGGCGACAGCTGGTCATCCGGCTACCTCAACGCGAAGAGCTGGGTGTCGATGGGGGTCGATCACCTGCTGATCGACGGCTCCGGCTATGTGAACGAAAACAGCAGCGATACCCAGATGAACGCCGCAATGTGGGAGCGCGACTATCAGGGGATGCGCTACGCCGCAGGCATGCTTAACGGCTGGGCGATGCAGTCTTTAGCCAGCGTCAGCGGCATTGCCGGTGGTGAAGTGTACGGCGTGTCGATGGGCAACCAGGCGAACTCGCGCAAGCGCGACAACACGCTTTCACTGACCCCCGTGGTGGTCTACTTCCCGACGGCGGGCGAGGCGCGTATTCGCCGCGACGGCCAGCTTATTGGCATTCAGCGCTTTGACGTCGGCAACCACGAAATTGACACCAGCAATCTGCCTTACGGGATCTACAGCGTTGAGGTTGAAGTGGTCAGCGGCAGCCGCACCGTGTCGCGCAGCATGTACACCGTCAATAAACCGTTCTCCAACAACGTGTCGGAAACGCTGCGCTGGCAGACGTGGGGCGGGATTTACAGCCGCGATAAGTCCGTCGTGAATTATAAAAAATACGCGAAGCGCAAAAACGAGCAGGACAACACGTACTACTACGATTACGACACCAAACATAAAGACACCATGTCGCTGGTGGGGGCCTCGTTCAGCAAGCGCAGCGGGATGGTCGACTGGAACGCATCGACCTACATGATGCGGGAGCACATCGTCAGCGAGCTGTGGGCCTCCCTGAATCTGACGGACTTTTTCTCGGTCAATTCCCAGACCATGGCCGCCTCTGACGGGACGTACCGCGCCAACTATGGTGCGAATCTTAGCCTGCCGTGGCAGATAGGTTCGGTCTGGTACTCGCACGAGCAGCTCTCCAGCGGCAAGTTTCTGGACATCTATGAGAGCAAGGGCAACACCTGGGGGGCGTCATTTAGCCTGCCGTCTTTCGGCCTGCCCTCTGCGGGCAACCTGAGCCTGATGCGCCAGGAAGACGAAATGTACCGCTACAAGCGCTACCAGATGGACTACTCCCAGGGGCTCTACGCCGGTCGCTACGGTACCGCGCGCCTGCGCGTCGGAATGTCGCGCAATAAATACGATGGCTATTACGAAGAGAAAGATCGCTACGTGATGCTCGACTTCTCCATTCCGCTGGGCAACACCGTTTCGGTAGGGGTTTCTCACAACCGCGATACCGGCACGGCGCTGAACGTCAGCGCCAGCCGCCAGTTTGACGGCGACTACCTGAAGTCGGCCACGGCCAACGTCTCGAAAGCCTTTAACAGCACCTACGACCGCAGCGTCAGCGGCGGGGGCAGCGTGAACTTCGATACGCCGTGGAACAGCAACATCCTCAGCGTGCAGAGCGGCATGAGCAAAGGCTGGAACTCCACGCTGACCAGCGACGGCAGTGTGGGCTGGTCCAAAGAGGCCATCGCCGCCGGCAAAGGTACCGACAGCGCGGGGGTGATTGTTAGCACCGGCCTTAAATCTGACGAGGCGCTCACGCTGAAGCTCAACGGCCGCGCGGAGCGCATTAAAGGGGATAAAACCTGGCTGTCCCTGCCGGCATACCAGGCCTATGACCTGGAGGTGATGAACAGCGAAACCGGCACGGAAAGCTATGAGATTGGTGCGAACGCGCGTCGCCATATCACCGTCTACCCGGGCAATACCGTGGTGATGAAGCCGCAGGTGAAGAAAATCGTCACCCTGTTTGGCCGTCTGGTTGATGCAAACGGCGCCCCGATCGGCGCCACGCAGATCAAAAACCACGTTGGGCTGACCCGAACGGAAAACGACGGTCGCTTCGTGATTGATGTGGATAAAAACAATCCGATTCTGAGCATTGCCACCCCGGATGACAGCGTCTGCGAGGTACGTCTGGATATCGAGTCCAACCGCGGTGCGCTGTGGCTGGGGGACATCTCCTGCAATAAGGGCGATTACGTCTGGCAGGAAGCAAAAGGAACACTGGAACGTGATGATGAAAAAGATATTCGCTCTTAA
- a CDS encoding EcpB family pilus assembly chaperone, whose translation MLSLKPAFLFLLFVSSSALAINVGKVTTIIPANADTTAKEIKNEADSVRIVSISAQRISSPMDEGIVINPEKVDELLLTPTRMVMPAGTSNIVKFYYHGNADNKERYYRITFVDEGVSEDLDNGSQKNGKGMTRAVVSTILVVQPREKKIDFVYVAGKMTNKGNTSFRVNATGTCLKPNPESPSTPCTKNFYLMPGTSRAIDDINVTDNHFHLGIWDQKQFIPVK comes from the coding sequence ATGTTAAGCCTAAAACCCGCCTTCTTATTCTTATTGTTCGTCTCTTCCTCCGCGCTGGCCATCAATGTGGGAAAAGTCACCACCATCATTCCTGCAAATGCAGACACCACCGCCAAGGAAATTAAAAACGAAGCCGATTCCGTGCGCATCGTGTCCATTAGCGCCCAGCGTATCAGCAGCCCGATGGACGAAGGGATCGTGATTAATCCGGAGAAAGTGGATGAGCTGCTGCTGACGCCCACGCGCATGGTGATGCCCGCCGGCACCAGCAATATCGTCAAATTTTACTATCACGGCAATGCCGATAACAAAGAGCGTTACTACCGCATCACCTTCGTCGACGAAGGGGTGAGCGAAGACCTGGACAATGGTTCTCAAAAGAACGGTAAAGGGATGACGCGCGCAGTGGTGAGCACCATTCTGGTGGTCCAGCCGCGGGAGAAAAAAATCGATTTCGTCTACGTGGCGGGAAAGATGACCAATAAAGGCAACACCTCGTTTCGCGTCAACGCGACAGGGACGTGCCTGAAACCGAACCCGGAATCACCTTCTACGCCCTGCACCAAAAACTTCTATCTGATGCCCGGTACCTCGCGCGCTATCGACGATATCAACGTGACGGACAACCATTTTCATCTCGGAATTTGGGACCAGAAACAGTTCATTCCTGTTAAGTAA